The Sinomicrobium kalidii genome contains a region encoding:
- a CDS encoding DUF3500 domain-containing protein yields MINFKITLLSLNMVFIGSCNSSDSDNYNVAENSDSNPDPIEVSDCSQEVGIHKIICLADAFMASLDDEQRSVVLKSYSVSEAKRWSNYPAGVYRNRVGLSFGEMTTEQIGYAKALLAETAGSRENEGWDELQQLMNADELLLMNGGSYGYGAASYHIALLGRPATTGTFEIQFGGHHMAFANTYTDGVLVSGTPSFRGVEPFSEFTYNGVVNQPLLQENDAFSTMLKALSTEELAIAEMDSAIRDIQAGPQRDNHFPSTAGLKCSVLTTHQKDLVIAAIETYVYDINDTAAEALIAIYANELNDTYIAYSGSTDLTNRNDYVRIDGPSVWIEYSCQSGINFPNETHPHSVWRDKSRDYGGNN; encoded by the coding sequence ATGATAAATTTTAAAATCACCTTACTTTCATTGAACATGGTATTTATCGGGTCCTGTAATTCTTCTGACTCCGATAATTACAACGTTGCCGAGAACTCCGATTCCAATCCCGATCCTATTGAGGTGAGTGATTGTTCTCAGGAGGTTGGCATCCATAAGATCATTTGTCTTGCCGATGCGTTTATGGCATCACTCGATGACGAACAACGGTCTGTTGTCCTGAAAAGTTATTCGGTTTCAGAAGCAAAAAGATGGTCCAATTATCCGGCGGGCGTGTACCGCAACCGTGTCGGTCTGTCTTTTGGAGAGATGACGACGGAACAGATCGGATATGCCAAAGCTTTGCTGGCAGAAACAGCCGGCAGCCGCGAAAATGAAGGTTGGGACGAACTACAACAGTTAATGAATGCCGATGAACTTCTTTTGATGAACGGAGGGAGTTATGGCTATGGAGCAGCGAGCTATCATATCGCCTTATTGGGCAGACCGGCTACCACAGGTACGTTTGAGATACAGTTCGGCGGTCACCACATGGCATTTGCCAACACCTATACTGACGGGGTCCTGGTAAGTGGAACTCCCTCGTTCCGGGGGGTTGAACCTTTTTCGGAATTTACGTATAACGGAGTCGTCAACCAACCGCTGCTACAGGAGAACGATGCATTTTCGACAATGCTCAAAGCCCTTTCAACTGAAGAGTTAGCTATTGCCGAAATGGATTCGGCCATAAGAGATATTCAAGCCGGACCACAGAGAGACAACCACTTTCCTTCTACTGCCGGACTTAAATGCAGTGTACTTACAACCCATCAAAAAGATTTGGTCATAGCGGCCATTGAGACCTACGTCTATGACATTAATGATACGGCAGCCGAAGCATTAATAGCCATCTACGCCAATGAGCTAAACGACACCTACATTGCATATTCAGGCTCTACTGATTTAACCAACCGAAATGATTACGTGCGTATTGATGGTCCATCGGTATGGATAGAATATTCATGCCAGAGTGGGATTAATTTTCCAAACGAAACCCATCCGCACTCAGTATGGAGGGACAAAAGCAGGGATTACGGTGGAAATAATTAA
- a CDS encoding outer membrane beta-barrel protein — translation MSKIFFWVLFPFFFNTLMAANPGTLKGRIVNAADDTGLPYVHVVITTEENNETLTGAITDESGFFEIEDIPIGTFLLKISTLGYDAYTSTITFSKDRTSINIGTIPMQENVQMLDGVTIVGQTPQMSFKTDKREFNVSQSLSSAGGTAMDVLADIPSVTVDPGGEISFRGNNQVMIWINGQASGLSAEYRDRILSQIPSQNIEKVEIITNPSAKYNAEGTAGIINIITKKNNDVGDYGRVQTGADTRGGYHMNTTYYHNTEKWKTEISLSHRRQRNLLEGYTYRTNIDPVNEQQYHLNMDSRGTETTTPFTGSIGLTYQLTPKMEIGIQALGMLETERLSNTLDYVSDIPDDFLSRTRNVYEEDYMRVGNLRLNYNYVISERSHLDVIVSRNAIDFESFGDFNQESVFPSGESTQHYQHQDQNVNVITWEMQTDYTIELGESAKLEAGYKADLLDREGFVETSSGPSQDDAESDPDLFNTYNFMQNVHAWYGTYSNSYGKLNYQLGVRAELTSTEVQSFGYGQNENNTPTYTTGFLDLFPSAYISYELDNDELQLNYSRRISRPTRIVLDPSPDISDPTYITVGNPYLNPEYADVIELNYLNNGKHTFSTSLYYRRVNNAIQQVNYLQNDIIVGTYENLGNRVAAGVELIETGDFFNFLTLTASANLFYNHLDGYIYTIPETTRQVVEESQGDFAWNGRLSISKTLPLGIKIQLTGNYNSRIISSQGEEQANGSFDMGVRKAFYNNKLNLVLFSRNILDTRKTVRNTSGTGFYQESMHMYGGRVFGLSLTYNFEKNGTNPNDDSLDEFFEYEED, via the coding sequence ATGAGTAAAATATTTTTTTGGGTATTGTTCCCATTCTTCTTTAACACCTTGATGGCAGCAAACCCTGGCACTTTGAAAGGAAGGATTGTTAACGCCGCTGATGATACTGGTCTACCGTACGTTCATGTCGTAATTACTACAGAAGAAAATAATGAAACATTAACAGGGGCAATCACTGATGAAAGTGGCTTTTTTGAAATTGAAGATATTCCCATAGGTACCTTCCTTTTAAAAATTTCTACGCTAGGGTACGATGCTTATACATCTACTATCACATTTTCAAAGGATAGAACAAGTATCAATATAGGCACAATTCCAATGCAAGAGAATGTTCAAATGCTCGATGGAGTAACTATCGTTGGACAAACACCCCAGATGAGTTTCAAAACAGATAAAAGGGAATTTAATGTATCACAAAGCTTAAGTTCTGCAGGGGGGACAGCAATGGATGTATTGGCCGATATACCATCGGTAACGGTAGATCCCGGGGGTGAAATTTCTTTTAGAGGCAATAATCAAGTAATGATCTGGATAAATGGACAAGCGTCCGGCCTTTCGGCAGAATACAGAGATAGAATTCTATCTCAAATTCCCTCCCAGAACATTGAGAAAGTAGAGATCATAACCAACCCATCTGCAAAATACAATGCCGAAGGTACTGCCGGAATTATCAACATTATAACCAAGAAAAACAACGATGTCGGTGATTATGGGAGGGTACAGACAGGGGCAGATACTCGCGGAGGGTATCATATGAATACAACATATTACCATAATACCGAAAAATGGAAAACTGAAATTAGCCTTAGCCATCGCAGGCAGCGAAATCTTTTAGAAGGCTACACCTATAGAACCAATATAGACCCTGTAAATGAACAGCAATACCATCTCAACATGGACAGCCGGGGGACGGAAACCACAACCCCCTTCACAGGAAGCATAGGTTTAACCTATCAATTGACACCAAAAATGGAAATTGGCATTCAAGCCCTTGGAATGCTCGAAACGGAGCGACTATCAAATACTTTGGATTATGTAAGTGATATTCCTGATGATTTTCTTAGTAGAACCCGCAATGTATATGAAGAGGATTATATGAGGGTAGGAAATTTAAGGCTGAATTACAATTACGTCATAAGTGAACGTAGCCATTTGGATGTAATCGTTTCAAGAAATGCAATTGATTTTGAAAGCTTCGGTGACTTTAATCAGGAATCTGTTTTTCCGTCGGGGGAATCAACGCAGCACTATCAGCATCAAGATCAAAATGTGAATGTCATCACCTGGGAAATGCAGACGGACTATACCATAGAACTTGGCGAATCCGCAAAGCTAGAAGCTGGCTATAAGGCCGATCTCTTAGACAGGGAAGGTTTCGTGGAAACAAGCTCGGGACCAAGTCAAGATGATGCAGAATCAGACCCTGACCTGTTCAACACCTATAACTTTATGCAGAATGTACACGCCTGGTATGGCACTTACTCCAATTCCTATGGCAAGCTCAATTATCAATTAGGAGTAAGAGCAGAGCTCACATCAACAGAGGTTCAGTCTTTTGGCTATGGGCAGAATGAAAACAACACCCCTACCTATACAACTGGTTTCCTCGATCTATTTCCCAGTGCCTATATTTCTTATGAATTGGACAATGACGAATTGCAACTTAATTACAGCCGGCGTATATCCCGCCCCACCAGAATAGTGTTAGACCCGAGTCCGGACATTAGCGACCCCACATACATTACAGTAGGAAACCCTTATTTAAATCCGGAATATGCAGATGTAATAGAACTAAATTATTTAAATAATGGAAAGCATACGTTTTCCACATCACTCTACTATAGGAGAGTTAATAATGCCATACAACAGGTAAACTATCTGCAAAACGACATAATTGTTGGCACCTACGAGAATTTGGGAAATAGAGTTGCCGCCGGAGTGGAATTGATAGAAACGGGGGATTTCTTTAATTTTCTAACCCTCACCGCAAGTGCAAACCTTTTTTACAATCACCTTGATGGGTACATATATACGATTCCCGAAACAACCCGGCAGGTCGTTGAGGAGAGTCAAGGGGATTTTGCCTGGAATGGACGTCTGTCAATTAGTAAAACGCTGCCTCTCGGTATCAAAATTCAATTAACAGGCAATTACAACTCAAGAATAATCAGCTCGCAAGGAGAAGAACAAGCCAATGGTTCTTTTGATATGGGAGTTCGCAAGGCCTTTTATAATAACAAATTAAACCTGGTGCTTTTTAGCAGGAATATTTTGGATACAAGAAAAACGGTTCGAAATACATCCGGCACTGGGTTCTATCAGGAATCTATGCACATGTATGGAGGTCGGGTATTCGGGCTTTCCCTGACCTATAATTTTGAAAAAAACGGCACCAATCCCAATGACGATTCTCTCGATGAATTTTTTGAATATGAAGAAGACTAA
- a CDS encoding sensor histidine kinase — protein MKTKKRTKSLLWLVLSQFAIATVVVMVVSTKFFHQTVEDKLQEDLYSMMIEREAWLKQLEDLNNTLPNDQKIIISGLQDQQQERYKKMEELDREIGNGLLRQFIIVLALIFISLLIILQVLSRRSLKPFNKTLQILDGFSIAEEKLPKFDYTNVKEFVHLHLSLEKMFRHSISLYQSQKEFTENASHELHTPLAIMRTQLDLLIQQPDLTKKQSEIVSSLYHNIGHLTRLNKNLLFLANIEHRSNEELELIHVSELVEGALVNVQALQKKNKLDVITHIEPDCFIRSNRVLLFSMVTNLLSNAIRYNCPKGNITIILKKTTLIVSNTGQNKKLDEELIFHRFNKNHELSKGFGLGLSIVEKICVFHGWKIKYSFKNQQHVFMVSFNS, from the coding sequence ATGAAAACAAAAAAAAGAACAAAATCATTATTGTGGCTTGTGTTAAGCCAGTTCGCAATTGCCACTGTAGTGGTGATGGTGGTATCGACTAAGTTTTTTCATCAGACCGTTGAGGATAAGTTGCAAGAAGACCTGTATTCCATGATGATTGAACGTGAAGCATGGCTAAAACAACTTGAGGATTTAAACAACACGCTTCCCAATGATCAAAAAATAATCATCAGTGGACTTCAAGATCAGCAACAGGAACGCTATAAAAAGATGGAGGAATTGGACCGGGAAATCGGGAACGGACTATTGCGTCAATTTATTATTGTTCTGGCACTTATATTTATTTCTTTACTCATTATCCTGCAAGTATTATCCCGTCGTTCATTGAAGCCGTTTAATAAAACTTTGCAAATATTGGATGGTTTTTCAATAGCCGAAGAAAAGCTGCCAAAATTCGATTATACAAACGTAAAAGAGTTTGTACACTTGCATCTTTCATTGGAAAAGATGTTCAGGCATAGCATTTCACTGTACCAATCACAGAAAGAATTCACTGAAAATGCCTCCCATGAACTCCATACGCCTCTGGCCATCATGCGCACACAGCTGGATCTTTTGATCCAACAGCCTGATTTGACAAAAAAACAGTCTGAAATAGTTTCTTCCCTGTATCACAACATTGGTCATTTGACGAGACTAAACAAAAACCTCCTCTTTTTGGCCAACATTGAACACCGCAGTAATGAAGAACTCGAATTGATCCATGTCAGTGAACTTGTAGAAGGTGCTTTAGTCAATGTCCAGGCCCTGCAGAAAAAAAATAAACTGGACGTAATCACCCATATAGAGCCTGATTGTTTCATCCGATCCAACAGAGTTTTATTGTTCAGTATGGTCACTAACCTTCTTTCGAATGCCATACGTTATAATTGTCCCAAGGGCAATATTACCATTATTCTAAAAAAGACAACATTAATCGTCTCGAATACAGGGCAGAATAAAAAACTGGATGAAGAACTTATTTTTCACCGTTTCAACAAAAATCACGAGCTGTCCAAAGGCTTTGGACTGGGATTGTCCATAGTAGAGAAAATATGTGTTTTCCACGGATGGAAAATAAAATACAGTTTTAAAAATCAGCAACACGTTTTTATGGTATCCTTTAATTCCTAA
- a CDS encoding response regulator transcription factor encodes MKILIVEDEQKLSKNIKKYLMEENYVCECAYTFEEAMEKISLYDYDCILLDLMLAGQDGLRILHELKYMKKEGNVIIISAKGSLQDKLQGLEIGADDYLIKPFHLSELSMRIYALLRRRNFDNNNVLNAGEITIQLLLKEVIVKDKKVSLTKSEYDLLIYLVSNKNRVISKAALAEHLSGDMADILANHDFVYAHVKNLKSKLTAAQCPNYIKNIYGMGYKWEVQ; translated from the coding sequence ATGAAAATCCTAATAGTGGAAGATGAACAAAAATTATCAAAAAACATCAAAAAATACCTGATGGAAGAAAATTATGTATGTGAGTGTGCATATACATTTGAAGAAGCCATGGAGAAAATCTCATTATATGATTATGACTGCATTTTACTTGACCTGATGCTTGCGGGACAGGATGGTCTGAGAATTCTTCATGAGTTAAAATACATGAAAAAAGAAGGCAATGTCATCATTATTTCTGCCAAAGGTTCTTTGCAGGATAAACTTCAAGGTTTAGAGATCGGGGCCGATGATTATCTTATAAAACCTTTTCACCTTTCCGAATTGAGTATGCGTATTTATGCACTATTGAGAAGACGAAATTTTGATAACAATAATGTTCTTAATGCTGGTGAAATTACCATTCAATTGCTCTTAAAGGAAGTTATAGTCAAAGACAAAAAAGTATCGCTTACTAAATCTGAATATGATTTATTAATCTATTTGGTCAGCAACAAAAATCGGGTGATATCTAAAGCTGCATTGGCTGAGCACCTTTCCGGCGATATGGCAGATATTCTCGCCAATCATGATTTTGTATATGCACACGTGAAAAACCTCAAATCAAAATTAACCGCTGCACAGTGCCCAAATTACATAAAGAATATCTATGGAATGGGGTATAAATGGGAGGTTCAATGA
- a CDS encoding aldo/keto reductase, with translation MNSKNHEHKGSEIENVSKSRKLGKNGLGVSTMGYGCMGLSFPNAPSKDESIKLIRSAFEEGITFFDTAQAYGENEVLVGEALEPMRKDVVIATKFGFKEGKTMLGMDSNPESIRATAEASLKRLKTDYIDLFYQHRVDPNVPIEEVAGTVKDLIQEGKVKHFGLCEANTETIRKAHAVLPVTALQSEYSMFYREPEKEIIPTLEELGIGLVPFSPLGKGFLTGTINANTEFDKTDGRTMSPRFSKENREANQDLVNLVVAMAKEKNATPAQIALAWLLAKKPFIVPIPGTSKLHRLQENIGSTGISLSDDELNTINEKLATIKISGDRYPKNIQKKIGK, from the coding sequence ATGAATTCGAAGAATCACGAACACAAAGGAAGTGAAATTGAAAATGTGAGTAAATCAAGAAAATTAGGCAAAAACGGATTAGGGGTATCAACAATGGGCTATGGATGTATGGGGTTGAGCTTCCCCAATGCCCCTTCAAAAGACGAATCCATAAAATTAATACGTTCGGCATTTGAAGAAGGCATTACTTTTTTTGATACAGCACAAGCTTATGGAGAAAATGAAGTATTAGTTGGCGAAGCGCTGGAGCCTATGCGTAAAGATGTAGTCATTGCTACCAAATTTGGCTTTAAGGAGGGGAAGACAATGTTAGGAATGGACAGTAACCCGGAAAGCATAAGAGCCACTGCCGAAGCATCCTTAAAACGGTTAAAAACCGATTATATCGATTTGTTCTATCAACACCGGGTTGACCCCAATGTACCGATTGAAGAGGTTGCCGGAACGGTAAAAGACTTAATACAGGAAGGTAAAGTAAAACACTTCGGGCTTTGTGAAGCAAACACAGAAACTATTCGTAAGGCACACGCTGTATTACCCGTAACAGCTTTGCAAAGTGAATATTCAATGTTTTATCGTGAACCTGAAAAAGAAATCATTCCAACATTAGAAGAATTGGGCATTGGCCTTGTTCCTTTCAGTCCTTTGGGTAAAGGTTTCCTCACCGGAACCATCAATGCAAATACGGAGTTTGACAAAACCGATGGCAGAACTATGTCGCCCCGCTTTAGCAAAGAAAACAGGGAAGCCAACCAGGATTTGGTAAATTTGGTTGTTGCTATGGCCAAAGAAAAAAATGCAACCCCGGCACAAATTGCTTTGGCTTGGCTTTTAGCTAAAAAACCTTTCATTGTACCCATTCCGGGAACGTCGAAATTGCATCGTTTACAAGAGAATATAGGCAGTACAGGTATCTCTTTATCCGATGACGAACTCAACACTATAAATGAGAAACTGGCGACTATCAAAATATCGGGTGATCGCTACCCTAAAAACATACAAAAGAAGATAGGTAAGTGA
- a CDS encoding Crp/Fnr family transcriptional regulator, translating into MKEFIDYILQFGYFNQQQLNLISNKVTELELDKGEYFSEAGKIPQKVGFVIGGILRVCYYNNKGEEITRYFIDRINLAVDIKNFEANTESSEYVQAVTNSKLLVFSKQNWEDLSNTIVSWDSVVNKIIQKALIEKIERRSPLIEQDATTRYLAFMEKYPSMVNCIPLSNLASYLGITQSSLSRIRKNIS; encoded by the coding sequence ATGAAAGAATTCATAGATTATATTTTGCAATTCGGGTATTTCAACCAACAACAATTAAATCTGATCTCAAACAAGGTAACCGAGTTGGAACTTGACAAAGGCGAATACTTTTCAGAAGCAGGAAAAATTCCGCAAAAGGTAGGTTTTGTTATCGGGGGTATTCTCCGGGTCTGTTATTACAACAATAAAGGAGAAGAAATAACGCGTTATTTCATTGACCGAATAAACCTGGCTGTAGACATTAAAAACTTTGAAGCTAATACTGAATCCTCCGAATATGTTCAAGCGGTTACCAACAGCAAACTGCTTGTGTTTTCTAAACAGAACTGGGAAGACCTTTCAAATACCATTGTTAGTTGGGATAGCGTTGTAAATAAAATAATTCAAAAGGCTCTCATTGAAAAGATAGAAAGAAGAAGCCCATTAATAGAACAGGATGCTACTACCCGATATTTGGCTTTTATGGAAAAATATCCAAGTATGGTCAATTGTATTCCGCTTTCTAATTTGGCGTCCTATCTTGGTATAACCCAGTCATCACTGAGCCGAATAAGAAAAAATATAAGTTAA
- a CDS encoding putative quinol monooxygenase yields MTGTKKNYITVLWEARAKKGMEAQMKSFITGVITGSRNDPGCIDYEAHEVEGQRGIFIILEKWESKAALEGHLNCDRMKEKAPQLLEMMEGSIEDGIRLLQSFRPEQ; encoded by the coding sequence ATGACAGGAACAAAAAAGAACTACATCACCGTACTCTGGGAAGCACGGGCGAAAAAAGGAATGGAAGCCCAAATGAAATCATTTATAACCGGAGTCATTACAGGATCTCGTAACGACCCCGGTTGCATTGACTATGAAGCCCATGAAGTGGAGGGACAACGCGGGATTTTTATTATTTTGGAAAAATGGGAAAGTAAGGCTGCTCTTGAGGGGCACCTTAATTGTGACCGAATGAAAGAAAAAGCACCACAGTTACTGGAGATGATGGAAGGATCTATCGAGGATGGTATTCGATTATTGCAATCATTTCGTCCGGAGCAATAG
- a CDS encoding RNA polymerase sigma factor, producing the protein MASKDRIILEKLKRGNSSGYKELFDLYYMPLSVYALKYCDSFTMAEDIVQDLFVKIWDEKLYMKFEAPIGPYLFRAVKNNTLLAVKKNSRYHFEEIEDQVNTLMEEEKTDRDTIEQEKEKLYREIEALPEKSREVFKAIVLQNMKYKEVASQLGISVNTVKTHYSRALKQLRQSLDIIIWLLLL; encoded by the coding sequence ATGGCGTCAAAAGACCGGATCATTCTGGAAAAACTCAAGCGGGGAAACTCTTCCGGCTATAAGGAATTGTTCGACCTTTATTATATGCCGTTGAGTGTTTACGCTTTGAAGTACTGCGATTCCTTTACCATGGCCGAAGATATTGTCCAGGACTTGTTCGTAAAGATCTGGGATGAAAAACTGTACATGAAATTTGAGGCTCCCATAGGCCCCTACCTTTTCAGGGCCGTAAAGAACAACACTTTGCTGGCCGTAAAAAAAAATTCCCGGTATCATTTTGAAGAGATCGAAGACCAGGTCAATACACTGATGGAAGAAGAAAAAACGGACCGGGACACCATAGAACAGGAAAAGGAGAAACTGTACAGGGAGATCGAAGCCCTCCCTGAAAAAAGCAGGGAGGTCTTTAAGGCCATTGTACTGCAAAACATGAAATACAAGGAAGTGGCCTCGCAACTGGGGATCTCCGTAAATACTGTTAAAACCCACTATTCCCGGGCTCTGAAACAACTTCGCCAATCGCTCGACATCATCATTTGGTTATTATTGCTTTAA
- a CDS encoding FecR family protein yields MDKISDHILGLITAYTSGEITQKEFRVLQEWIRESPENRLAFIAHLHAYKKWRRTGFMQTLDKGKAWELITSKLKTPLQPVSKSKYIRFTTRYFKYAAAILVLLALGFFYQQGYFSPRSDDVLVPREEAVTLQLDNGKIEIIDTETSQNVTDARGNLVGKQNKNQITYTPNAITGSMAYNTLTVPYGKRFEVILSDGTSVRLNAGTSLKYPTHFQEGEHRQVFLNGEAFFEVAKDAERPFIVNADDLNVRVLGTRFNVAIYPEDEATDVVLVEGAVGLYTEDENFNPDKNTVLSPGHIAVFNRKEKTISTKEVVTRVYTSWTKGELVFRNMPLESILKKLERHYNITIINNNTELAQKEFNASFGREPIEKVLEYFKISYGITYKIEDNKVIIE; encoded by the coding sequence ATGGATAAGATCAGTGACCATATTTTAGGACTTATTACCGCGTATACTTCCGGGGAGATCACGCAAAAGGAATTCCGGGTCTTGCAGGAATGGATACGGGAAAGCCCGGAGAACAGGCTGGCGTTCATAGCCCATCTGCATGCCTATAAAAAATGGAGAAGAACAGGGTTTATGCAAACCCTGGACAAAGGAAAAGCCTGGGAACTCATTACCTCAAAATTAAAAACCCCGTTACAGCCGGTTTCAAAATCGAAATATATTAGATTCACTACCCGGTATTTTAAATATGCCGCGGCAATTCTGGTATTGCTGGCCCTGGGCTTTTTCTACCAACAAGGTTATTTCTCTCCCCGGTCTGATGATGTACTCGTCCCCCGGGAGGAAGCCGTAACCCTGCAATTAGACAATGGTAAAATAGAGATTATAGATACGGAAACCTCCCAAAATGTTACCGATGCCCGGGGCAATCTCGTAGGAAAACAAAATAAAAACCAGATCACTTATACCCCAAATGCTATTACGGGTTCAATGGCTTATAACACTCTTACGGTGCCCTACGGTAAACGTTTTGAAGTGATCTTATCTGACGGTACCTCCGTACGTTTGAATGCGGGTACTTCGCTGAAGTATCCCACACACTTTCAGGAAGGAGAGCATCGGCAGGTCTTCCTTAACGGAGAGGCCTTTTTCGAAGTGGCCAAAGACGCGGAACGTCCTTTTATTGTGAATGCCGACGATTTAAATGTACGGGTACTGGGCACCCGGTTCAATGTAGCCATCTACCCTGAGGATGAAGCTACCGATGTAGTACTGGTAGAAGGTGCCGTAGGGCTGTATACCGAAGATGAAAATTTTAACCCTGATAAAAACACGGTTCTGAGCCCCGGGCATATAGCCGTCTTTAACCGGAAGGAAAAAACGATTTCTACCAAGGAAGTGGTTACCAGGGTCTATACGTCCTGGACAAAAGGAGAACTCGTATTCCGTAACATGCCTCTTGAAAGTATCCTTAAAAAACTGGAAAGGCACTATAACATTACCATTATAAACAACAACACTGAGCTGGCCCAAAAGGAATTTAACGCCAGTTTTGGCCGGGAACCCATAGAAAAAGTGCTGGAATACTTTAAAATATCCTATGGTATTACATATAAAATAGAAGACAATAAAGTAATTATAGAATGA